One stretch of Deinococcus ficus DNA includes these proteins:
- a CDS encoding S8 family serine peptidase → MKHLSALTLSLSVLLASCGQTVPQVRDAGAALGAQGRKTTPTTTAPSACQALYASGTSSVQVDGSLRYGQIGTLILSFADDASKGRAVDWMDSNLPVDLGKGLGALSVLPMVAVTLPVTPELVQSLQANLSGLQSIYQDAPLRFSLAESVKYIGADTAREIYSVTGKGVGVGIIDSGVDALHADLDHTARNVKVVGPVTDTPVGGYLYAELPDTDTTSGHGTHVASTIGGSGEASAGSARMRQGVAPGATLVGVGTGEGISILYALQGFDYLMKPEVRDAFNIRVISNSWGTTGEFAPYNPISLAAKRAYDAGIIVTFAAGNEGPDANTLNPYSASPCVISVAAGDKQGNLADFSSRGRAGDANVRPDVTAPGVDISAARATTGVAATTVPDTDNPLYATISGTSMATPHISGVVALMLEANPALTMDGVLDIFNKTSRAMYYTTAAGATAQHEPWEVGAGYVDAGAAIREAASLNRNRTTVTTTALPGWTGTVAPSVCAPLVSCVTTAQHTHTLSVPAGSSALRVVTDWGNPAYDLDLEVYNPAGQLVGSSAQGTSQSEAVTIPSPVAGNWKVVLKGYLNASATYAGSAEVDQIVTVK, encoded by the coding sequence ATGAAACACCTCAGCGCCCTTACCCTCAGCCTCAGTGTCCTGCTCGCGTCCTGCGGCCAGACTGTCCCCCAGGTGCGCGACGCCGGCGCGGCCCTCGGCGCCCAGGGCCGCAAGACGACCCCGACCACCACCGCCCCCAGCGCCTGCCAGGCGCTGTACGCCAGCGGCACCAGCAGCGTGCAGGTGGACGGCAGCCTGCGCTACGGCCAGATCGGCACGCTGATCCTGTCCTTCGCGGACGACGCCAGCAAGGGCCGCGCCGTGGACTGGATGGACAGCAACCTGCCCGTGGACCTCGGCAAGGGCCTGGGGGCGCTGAGCGTGCTGCCCATGGTGGCCGTGACCCTGCCCGTCACGCCTGAACTCGTGCAGAGCCTCCAGGCCAACCTCAGCGGCCTGCAGTCCATCTACCAGGACGCCCCGCTGCGCTTCTCGCTGGCCGAGAGCGTCAAGTACATCGGCGCGGACACCGCCCGCGAGATCTACAGCGTCACCGGCAAGGGCGTCGGGGTGGGCATCATCGACTCCGGCGTGGACGCGCTGCACGCCGACCTCGACCACACCGCCCGGAATGTGAAGGTGGTCGGGCCGGTCACCGACACGCCCGTCGGCGGGTACCTGTACGCCGAACTGCCGGACACCGACACCACCAGCGGGCACGGCACGCACGTCGCCAGCACCATCGGCGGCAGCGGCGAGGCCTCGGCGGGCAGCGCCCGGATGCGGCAGGGCGTGGCGCCCGGCGCGACCCTGGTCGGCGTCGGCACCGGAGAGGGCATCAGCATCCTGTACGCGCTGCAGGGCTTCGACTACCTGATGAAACCCGAGGTGCGCGACGCGTTCAACATCCGCGTGATCAGCAACTCCTGGGGCACCACCGGCGAGTTCGCGCCGTACAACCCCATCAGCCTGGCCGCCAAACGCGCCTACGACGCCGGGATTATCGTGACCTTCGCCGCCGGCAACGAGGGCCCGGACGCGAACACCCTCAACCCGTACTCCGCCAGCCCCTGTGTGATCAGCGTCGCGGCCGGCGACAAGCAGGGCAACCTCGCGGACTTCAGCAGCCGCGGCCGGGCCGGCGACGCGAACGTCCGCCCGGACGTGACCGCCCCCGGCGTGGACATCAGCGCCGCCCGCGCCACCACCGGCGTGGCCGCCACCACCGTGCCCGACACGGACAACCCGCTGTACGCCACCATCAGCGGCACCAGCATGGCCACCCCGCACATCAGCGGCGTCGTCGCGCTGATGCTCGAGGCGAACCCGGCCCTCACGATGGACGGCGTTCTGGACATCTTCAACAAGACCAGCCGCGCCATGTACTACACCACCGCGGCCGGGGCCACCGCGCAGCACGAGCCGTGGGAAGTCGGGGCCGGGTACGTGGACGCCGGCGCGGCCATCCGCGAGGCCGCCAGCCTGAACCGCAACCGCACCACGGTCACCACCACCGCCCTGCCCGGCTGGACGGGCACGGTCGCCCCCAGCGTCTGCGCCCCGCTGGTCAGCTGCGTGACCACCGCGCAGCACACCCATACGCTCAGCGTGCCGGCCGGCAGCAGCGCCCTGCGCGTCGTCACGGACTGGGGCAACCCCGCCTACGACCTGGACCTGGAGGTGTACAACCCGGCCGGGCAGCTCGTCGGGTCCAGCGCCCAGGGCACCAGCCAGAGCGAGGCCGTGACCATTCCCAGCCCGGTCGCCGGGAACTGGAAGGTGGTGCTCAAGGGCTACCTGAACGCCAGCGCCACGTACGCCGGCAGCGCCGAGGTGGACCAGATCGTCACCGTGAAGTAA
- a CDS encoding DUF4132 domain-containing protein, which produces MDATEYFRAFEQPWQPALDARLAATTSPAADWVRARLTEPSNWRERQAQEQAFAAALAQASDVELKDLTGLLFPQFPDLAARAYRSYLTQRPYTSGLLRRAFRSAGEAPDTAAAAGWLWNLWQALRAYPQDVTWVAESAGLLSPWESQVTGALLAQAVSDGHTGVFEVLRDTAATVHPVGRMGRHVPAALLGSSRPEAWALARQLLLAAQRQEGLRQVIMETVDEAHPDAFPLFLRTVLDEDLLRFAAVLRAAGVWFGLGYDVTDTKTVRRLLGTALEYLDDPAQAQAAVAGAPGVPAYLALFTLGMTDAGQAGRLARPLLTDADPERRMAAAQFLNAAGLLKREDHATLLRDPDLRLGALSAQHAPSPYHAHHAQHASDALMGFEDLAGYARRLPEQARHAPLLFPWLGQVPARGSVTDRLTGLLDTSEVLRVAPHVSEMTSTGKSTLLTVLKRALSTPEVDGALAAGARDLVITLLQDRSSSVSQEAVSVIRAARLEPSEADTQILLTLLRRKSADLRRGLIRLLAQDPDRAQRSALALLASGSTEQRQAGLSLLDAVGLAPPADFQAKNVTEQTLLDKLVSPQSTLSLKDGLGLFDPADLARPGPLTRRDRDYPRDVQRGAALLQALNDLIEQRRETPLTAHGYDGPQTVLLMNVSPYLLRAHADTPMPLADLWDGWWTARPAAQDGDLTRLQWALHHHVNRADTTDTELNEELGEQPALEGLLSAAEAELAAPADADEPARLSEATRDALRAQLTRSTVERTLGPRVTLSLPWHALLAPVVAYLAARHRTAADRALQLDAWETALTFLPLNVPMLVSQRYSWRQEDPRDLLDGLRCEHWSDLTPVQFRQYWNTLLHENTAFPALPAWQPPTGALLRAVQEGLAGRADLLNQLIGPRPGDAYPSHAFRDLEQATARTPAADRPTSPDWEAAAHAVRDRVLETELQRGDLETPATAPALALSSVHGADVALRLLAGLGRNPLKRGYQGSSQSRDATFSHLLRVSYPAPTDTAASVGALARTLGLSEGRLLDLAVFAPQWANLIAGTLGWKGLTDGVYWLHAHTKDSHWSVPQEVRDAWEGEISGRTPLKAADLTEGAVDVAWFHRTYRALGRARFQTLLEASRYASSGAGHKRAELFAAAILGEVTEAELLGRIREKRNQDAVRSLGLLPLGRGRKAQQTLEARYRVLAQFRREARQFGAQRQASDRLAADIGMQNLARTAGYADPQRLMWAMEARTAPDWQAAVTVDGVTVQAHVNAAGEAALTVTRGEKALKALPPALRKHPEVTALREAVKELDATRRRMRLALEEAMVRGDLFQPQELRDLSRHPVIAPMLRDLVWVMNEQQLGYWEEDTLRTLDGPVPITDQALRVAHPHDLFTGGQWRAHQADLLDRQVTQPFKQVFREYYPITPAEQGAQRSARYAGHHVQPGKAAALLKARGWVSVPGEGTRKTDHREGITAWLDDSLGYGTPNEVEGMPLHAAGFIRRDEWTPMPLAEVPPRLFSETMRDLDLVVSVAHVGGVDPEASQSTVEMRESLLRETLRLLKLGNVRLEHQHALIDGAYSRYTVHLGSGTVHRQPGGFLCIVPVHNAQQGRVFLPFADPDPRTAEVVSKVLLLAEDRKIQDPTILEQLR; this is translated from the coding sequence ATGGACGCCACCGAATACTTCCGGGCGTTCGAGCAGCCCTGGCAGCCTGCCCTCGACGCCCGCCTCGCCGCCACGACCAGCCCCGCCGCCGACTGGGTCCGGGCGCGCCTGACCGAACCGTCCAACTGGCGGGAGCGGCAGGCGCAGGAACAGGCGTTCGCGGCCGCCCTCGCCCAGGCCAGTGACGTGGAACTCAAGGACCTGACCGGGCTGCTGTTCCCGCAGTTCCCGGACCTGGCCGCCCGCGCCTACCGGTCCTACCTGACGCAGCGGCCCTACACCAGCGGGCTGCTGCGCCGCGCGTTCCGGTCCGCCGGGGAGGCCCCAGATACCGCGGCCGCCGCGGGCTGGCTGTGGAATCTGTGGCAGGCACTCCGGGCCTACCCGCAGGACGTCACCTGGGTGGCCGAGTCCGCCGGGCTGCTCTCCCCCTGGGAGAGTCAGGTGACCGGCGCGCTGCTGGCGCAGGCCGTCAGCGACGGGCACACCGGGGTGTTCGAGGTGCTGCGCGACACGGCCGCCACCGTGCACCCGGTCGGCCGGATGGGCCGGCACGTCCCCGCCGCCCTGCTCGGCAGCAGCCGACCGGAGGCCTGGGCGCTGGCGCGGCAGCTGCTGCTCGCCGCGCAGCGGCAGGAGGGCCTGCGGCAGGTGATCATGGAAACGGTGGACGAGGCGCACCCGGACGCCTTCCCGCTGTTCCTGCGCACCGTGCTGGACGAGGACCTGCTGCGCTTCGCCGCGGTGCTCCGCGCGGCCGGCGTGTGGTTCGGGCTGGGGTATGACGTCACCGACACGAAAACCGTCCGCCGGCTGCTGGGCACGGCCCTGGAGTACCTGGACGACCCGGCGCAGGCCCAGGCGGCCGTGGCGGGCGCGCCCGGCGTGCCGGCGTACCTGGCGCTGTTCACGCTGGGCATGACCGACGCCGGGCAGGCCGGCCGTCTGGCCCGGCCGCTGCTGACCGACGCGGACCCGGAGCGCCGTATGGCCGCCGCGCAGTTCCTGAACGCCGCGGGGCTGCTCAAGCGGGAGGACCACGCCACGCTGCTGCGCGACCCGGACCTGCGGCTCGGGGCGCTCAGCGCGCAGCACGCGCCTTCCCCGTACCACGCCCACCACGCGCAGCATGCCAGCGACGCCCTGATGGGCTTCGAGGACCTCGCCGGGTACGCCCGGCGCCTGCCGGAGCAGGCACGGCACGCGCCGCTGCTGTTCCCCTGGCTGGGGCAGGTGCCGGCGCGCGGCAGCGTGACCGACCGCCTGACCGGCCTGCTGGACACGTCGGAGGTCCTGCGGGTCGCGCCGCACGTGAGCGAGATGACCTCCACCGGGAAAAGCACCCTGCTCACGGTCCTGAAACGCGCCCTGAGCACTCCCGAGGTGGACGGAGCGCTGGCCGCCGGCGCACGGGACCTGGTGATCACCCTGCTGCAGGACCGCAGCAGCAGCGTGTCGCAGGAGGCCGTCTCGGTCATCCGGGCCGCGCGGCTGGAGCCCAGCGAGGCCGACACGCAGATCCTGCTGACGCTGCTGCGCCGTAAATCCGCGGACCTGCGGCGCGGCCTGATCCGCCTGCTCGCGCAGGACCCCGACCGGGCGCAGCGCAGTGCCCTGGCGCTGCTCGCCTCCGGCAGCACCGAGCAGCGCCAGGCAGGCCTGAGCCTGCTCGACGCGGTCGGCCTGGCCCCCCCAGCGGACTTCCAGGCGAAGAACGTCACCGAGCAGACCCTGCTGGACAAACTCGTCTCCCCGCAGAGCACGCTGAGTCTGAAGGATGGCCTGGGTCTGTTCGACCCGGCCGACCTCGCACGGCCCGGCCCGCTGACCCGCCGGGACCGCGATTACCCGCGGGACGTGCAGCGCGGCGCGGCGCTGCTGCAGGCCCTGAACGACCTGATCGAGCAGCGCCGCGAGACGCCCCTGACAGCGCACGGGTATGACGGCCCGCAGACCGTGCTGCTGATGAACGTCTCCCCCTACCTGCTGCGGGCCCACGCAGACACGCCGATGCCGCTGGCCGACCTGTGGGACGGCTGGTGGACGGCGAGGCCGGCCGCGCAGGACGGCGACCTCACCCGCCTGCAGTGGGCGCTGCACCACCACGTGAACCGCGCCGACACGACCGACACGGAACTGAATGAGGAACTCGGGGAGCAGCCGGCCCTGGAGGGGCTCCTCAGCGCGGCGGAGGCGGAACTCGCCGCGCCCGCCGACGCGGACGAACCGGCCCGGCTGAGCGAAGCGACGCGGGACGCCCTGCGCGCGCAGCTCACCCGCAGCACCGTGGAGCGCACGCTGGGGCCACGGGTGACCCTCAGTCTGCCGTGGCACGCCCTGCTCGCGCCGGTCGTGGCGTACCTCGCCGCGCGTCACCGCACCGCAGCCGACCGCGCCCTGCAACTGGATGCCTGGGAGACGGCCCTGACCTTCCTGCCGCTGAATGTCCCGATGCTCGTGTCGCAGCGGTACAGCTGGCGGCAGGAGGACCCCCGCGACCTGCTGGACGGCCTGCGCTGCGAGCACTGGTCGGACCTCACTCCGGTGCAGTTCCGTCAGTACTGGAACACGCTGCTGCACGAGAACACGGCCTTCCCGGCCCTGCCGGCCTGGCAGCCGCCCACCGGCGCCCTGCTGCGCGCCGTGCAGGAGGGCCTGGCCGGCCGCGCCGACCTCCTCAACCAGCTGATCGGCCCCCGGCCCGGGGACGCGTACCCCTCGCACGCCTTCCGCGACCTGGAGCAGGCCACCGCCCGCACGCCCGCCGCGGACCGGCCCACCTCCCCGGACTGGGAGGCGGCAGCGCACGCCGTGCGGGACCGGGTGCTGGAGACCGAACTGCAGCGCGGGGACCTGGAAACCCCCGCGACCGCGCCCGCGCTGGCCCTGTCCAGCGTGCACGGCGCGGACGTGGCGCTGCGCCTGCTGGCCGGCCTGGGCCGCAACCCCCTCAAGCGCGGGTACCAGGGCAGCAGCCAGAGCCGGGACGCGACCTTCAGCCACCTGCTGCGCGTCTCCTACCCCGCCCCCACCGACACCGCCGCCAGCGTCGGGGCACTGGCGCGCACGCTCGGGCTCAGCGAGGGGCGGCTGCTGGACCTGGCGGTGTTCGCGCCGCAGTGGGCGAACCTGATCGCCGGCACGCTCGGCTGGAAGGGCCTGACGGACGGCGTGTACTGGCTGCACGCCCACACCAAGGACTCGCACTGGAGCGTGCCGCAGGAAGTCCGGGACGCCTGGGAGGGCGAGATCAGCGGACGCACGCCCCTGAAAGCCGCCGACCTCACCGAGGGGGCCGTGGACGTCGCGTGGTTCCACCGCACGTACCGCGCCCTGGGCCGGGCGCGCTTCCAGACGCTGCTCGAAGCGTCGCGCTATGCGTCGTCCGGCGCGGGACACAAACGCGCCGAACTGTTCGCCGCCGCGATTCTCGGCGAGGTCACGGAGGCCGAACTGCTCGGCCGCATCCGCGAAAAGCGCAACCAGGACGCCGTGCGGTCCCTGGGCCTGCTGCCGCTGGGCCGCGGACGCAAGGCCCAGCAGACCCTGGAAGCCCGTTATCGCGTGCTTGCGCAGTTCCGGCGTGAGGCGCGGCAGTTCGGCGCGCAGCGGCAGGCCAGTGACCGGCTCGCGGCGGACATCGGCATGCAGAACCTCGCCCGCACCGCCGGGTACGCCGACCCGCAGCGCCTGATGTGGGCCATGGAGGCCCGCACCGCGCCGGACTGGCAGGCGGCCGTGACCGTGGACGGCGTGACCGTCCAGGCGCACGTGAACGCCGCGGGCGAGGCGGCCCTGACCGTCACCCGCGGCGAGAAGGCCCTCAAGGCCCTTCCACCCGCCCTGCGCAAGCACCCGGAAGTCACCGCGCTGAGAGAAGCGGTCAAGGAACTGGACGCCACCCGCCGCCGCATGCGCCTCGCGCTGGAAGAAGCCATGGTGCGCGGCGACCTCTTCCAGCCGCAGGAACTCCGGGACCTCTCGCGCCACCCGGTCATCGCGCCCATGCTGCGGGACCTCGTGTGGGTCATGAACGAGCAGCAGCTCGGCTACTGGGAAGAGGATACGCTGCGCACCCTGGACGGCCCGGTGCCCATCACGGACCAGGCGCTGCGCGTCGCCCACCCGCACGACCTGTTCACGGGCGGCCAGTGGCGCGCCCACCAGGCCGACCTGCTGGACCGTCAGGTCACGCAGCCGTTCAAGCAGGTGTTCCGCGAGTACTACCCCATCACGCCCGCCGAGCAGGGCGCCCAGCGCAGCGCGCGTTACGCCGGGCATCACGTGCAGCCCGGCAAGGCCGCCGCCCTGCTCAAGGCCCGCGGCTGGGTCAGCGTGCCCGGCGAAGGCACCCGCAAGACCGATCACCGCGAGGGCATCACCGCCTGGCTGGACGACAGCCTCGGATACGGCACGCCCAACGAGGTCGAGGGCATGCCCCTGCACGCCGCCGGCTTCATCCGCCGGGACGAATGGACGCCCATGCCGCTGGCCGAGGTGCCCCCGAGGCTGTTCAGCGAGACCATGCGGGACCTGGACCTGGTGGTCAGCGTCGCGCACGTGGGCGGCGTGGACCCCGAAGCGTCCCAGAGCACCGTGGAGATGCGCGAGAGCCTTCTGCGGGAGACGCTGCGCCTCCTCAAACTCGGGAACGTGCGCCTGGAGCACCAGCACGCCCTGATCGACGGAGCGTACAGCCGGTACACCGTTCACCTCGGCAGCGGGACCGTGCACCGGCAGCCCGGCGGGTTCCTGTGCATCGTTCCCGTGCACAACGCCCAGCAGGGCCGGGTGTTCCTGCCGTTCGCCGACCCGGACCCCCGCACGGCCGAGGTGGTCAGCAAGGTCCTGCTGCTCGCCGAGGACCGCAAGATCCAGGACCCCACGATTCTCGAACAGCTCCGTTGA
- a CDS encoding CobW family GTP-binding protein, translating into MKANSSIPITVLCGFLGAGKTTLLNHLLGQQAGRRVAVIVNEFGAVNIDAGLVVSTTEDTIELSNGCICCTLRGDLLHAVHDLLETRELDAILIESTGIGEPLPIAQSFCLTPEDLDLDPEPGQPPIPNLIGRVHVDAMITVVDSAQFFDLWNSPDTLPDDAPEDGGQGRGFGELLAEQLEFADIVVLNKADLAQPADLTRLRDLLRITNPRARVLEAVKGQLPADQLLDVGLFDMDASMQLDAWQEELEREHVPESVEFGLGTFIYRSDRPLDAARFQEALTAGLPRSVIRSKGWVNLGDGLATLWNHTGRQLVLEQAGTWHDPEQAFTEIVFIGQQLDPVALQALLDGARQPAGVGA; encoded by the coding sequence ATGAAGGCGAACTCCTCCATTCCCATCACCGTCCTGTGCGGCTTCCTCGGCGCCGGCAAAACCACCCTCCTCAACCACCTGCTCGGCCAGCAAGCCGGCCGACGCGTGGCCGTGATCGTCAACGAGTTCGGCGCCGTGAACATCGACGCCGGCCTCGTCGTCAGCACCACCGAGGACACCATCGAACTCAGCAACGGCTGCATCTGCTGCACCCTGCGCGGCGACCTGCTCCACGCCGTGCACGACCTGCTCGAAACCAGGGAACTGGACGCCATCCTGATCGAATCCACCGGCATCGGCGAACCCCTCCCCATCGCGCAGAGCTTCTGCCTGACCCCCGAGGACCTCGACCTCGATCCTGAACCCGGCCAGCCGCCCATCCCCAACCTGATCGGCCGCGTGCACGTGGACGCCATGATCACCGTGGTGGACAGCGCCCAGTTCTTCGACCTGTGGAACTCCCCGGACACCCTGCCGGACGACGCCCCCGAGGACGGCGGGCAGGGCCGCGGCTTCGGGGAACTGCTCGCCGAACAGCTGGAATTCGCGGACATCGTGGTCCTGAACAAGGCGGACCTCGCACAGCCCGCCGACCTGACCCGCCTGCGCGACCTGCTGCGCATCACCAACCCGCGTGCCCGCGTGCTGGAAGCCGTAAAGGGCCAGCTGCCCGCCGATCAGCTGCTGGACGTCGGCCTGTTCGACATGGACGCCAGCATGCAGCTCGACGCCTGGCAGGAGGAACTGGAGCGCGAACACGTTCCCGAGAGCGTGGAGTTCGGCCTGGGTACCTTCATCTACCGCAGCGACCGGCCCCTGGACGCCGCGCGCTTCCAGGAGGCGCTCACCGCCGGGCTGCCGCGCAGCGTCATCCGCAGCAAGGGTTGGGTGAACCTCGGCGACGGCCTCGCCACCCTCTGGAACCACACGGGGCGGCAGCTGGTGCTGGAACAGGCCGGCACCTGGCACGACCCGGAGCAGGCCTTCACGGAGATCGTGTTTATCGGGCAGCAGCTCGACCCGGTCGCCCTGCAGGCCCTGCTGGACGGCGCCCGCCAGCCCGCCGGGGTGGGGGCGTGA
- the rpmB gene encoding 50S ribosomal protein L28, with product MSRVCALTGRGTRVVRRVRRRGRARAEGGVGRKVTGVTRRTQKANLQKKTVRQGSRVKSVWLSTRALRTLTRGPVEGMELV from the coding sequence GTGAGCCGCGTGTGCGCCCTGACGGGCCGGGGCACGCGGGTGGTGCGGCGCGTGCGGCGCCGCGGCCGGGCCCGGGCCGAGGGCGGCGTGGGCCGCAAGGTCACCGGCGTGACCCGCCGCACCCAGAAGGCCAACCTGCAGAAGAAGACCGTGCGTCAGGGCAGCCGGGTGAAGAGCGTGTGGCTCAGCACCCGCGCGCTCCGAACCCTGACGCGCGGCCCGGTGGAGGGCATGGAACTCGTCTGA
- a CDS encoding sensor domain-containing diguanylate cyclase translates to MTPLFHLSASLSECVSLGAFRDRLRAMLADDPALPFTLSPDGSGPILRPTGAAELPADQAVFLQLVNNLHARLVTLDRQARVNGLAEQFARRDEENPSLSTFAEELCRIFEVRGLAGLGVAGGALRRVPHWDAGKPVVPAFTPEDVAVIRAGEVSFRPDGVLLPLGGKYRPRAAFWLDAGTSDRAWPDADRALLRQLGHQLGLEVERLQAVRYTRSLQVLHAELLGGELEDAYQPLLERALATIPGAECGSLLIREGGVFRYAASVTFDETELSEVTFPVGHTRDQWYGLGEEAWHRGVPRVQSRGLLAAHGTGYDLHGERVNAPLPSVAGIQANIGVPILYQGEVYAFLNVDSMTDPEAFDRESIDLAQSFARQAALLLHEARMRAQVHAAARTDVLTGLQNRRAFTESLTRELARARRHALPLSLLVADIRAFKAVNDTHGHLVGDQALMQVGEVLLRELRVSDVVFRPAGRDAPAGQGGALEVFRWGGDEFAVLLPETDLAGARVVRERLRAAMRGTDVAGQPIELNVGVAALRDGDVTGEVMLREADDAMYRDKQGSR, encoded by the coding sequence ATGACCCCCCTCTTCCACCTGAGTGCCTCCCTGAGCGAATGCGTCTCCCTCGGGGCCTTCCGTGACCGGTTGCGGGCCATGCTGGCCGACGACCCGGCCCTGCCCTTCACCCTCTCCCCGGACGGCAGCGGGCCCATCCTGCGGCCGACTGGGGCGGCCGAACTGCCCGCTGACCAGGCGGTGTTCCTGCAGCTGGTGAACAATCTGCACGCCCGGCTGGTCACCCTGGACCGGCAGGCCCGCGTGAACGGCCTGGCCGAGCAGTTCGCCCGCCGGGACGAGGAGAACCCGTCGCTGTCCACGTTCGCGGAGGAGCTGTGCCGGATCTTCGAGGTGCGCGGTCTGGCCGGTCTGGGCGTGGCGGGCGGGGCGCTGCGGCGCGTGCCGCACTGGGACGCCGGGAAGCCGGTCGTGCCGGCCTTCACGCCGGAGGACGTCGCCGTGATCCGCGCCGGGGAGGTGAGTTTCCGGCCGGACGGCGTGCTGCTGCCGCTGGGCGGCAAGTACCGGCCGCGCGCGGCCTTCTGGCTGGACGCCGGCACCTCGGACCGCGCGTGGCCGGACGCCGACCGGGCGTTGCTGCGTCAGCTGGGGCATCAGCTGGGGCTGGAAGTCGAGCGGCTCCAGGCGGTGCGGTACACCCGCAGCCTGCAGGTCCTGCACGCCGAACTGCTCGGCGGTGAACTGGAGGACGCCTACCAGCCGCTGCTGGAACGGGCGCTGGCGACGATTCCGGGGGCGGAGTGCGGGTCTTTGCTGATCCGGGAGGGGGGCGTGTTCCGGTACGCGGCGAGCGTGACGTTCGACGAGACGGAGTTGAGTGAGGTGACGTTCCCGGTGGGGCACACCCGGGACCAGTGGTACGGGCTGGGGGAGGAGGCGTGGCACCGCGGTGTGCCCCGCGTGCAGTCCCGCGGCCTGCTCGCGGCGCACGGCACCGGGTACGATCTGCACGGTGAGCGGGTCAACGCGCCGCTGCCCAGCGTGGCGGGGATCCAGGCGAACATCGGGGTGCCGATCCTGTATCAGGGCGAGGTGTACGCCTTCCTGAACGTGGACTCCATGACGGATCCCGAGGCGTTCGACCGGGAGTCCATCGACCTGGCGCAGTCGTTCGCGCGGCAGGCGGCGCTGCTGCTGCACGAGGCGCGCATGCGGGCCCAGGTGCACGCCGCGGCCCGCACGGACGTGCTGACGGGATTGCAGAACCGCCGGGCGTTCACGGAGTCGCTGACGCGGGAACTGGCGCGGGCGCGGAGGCACGCCCTGCCGCTGTCGCTGCTGGTGGCGGACATCCGGGCCTTCAAGGCCGTGAACGACACCCACGGGCATCTGGTCGGGGATCAGGCGCTGATGCAGGTGGGGGAGGTGCTGCTGCGCGAGCTGCGGGTGAGTGACGTGGTGTTCCGCCCGGCGGGCCGGGACGCGCCGGCCGGGCAGGGCGGGGCGCTGGAGGTGTTCCGCTGGGGCGGGGACGAGTTCGCGGTGCTGCTGCCGGAGACGGATCTGGCGGGCGCGCGGGTGGTGCGCGAGCGGCTGCGCGCGGCGATGCGGGGAACGGACGTGGCGGGGCAGCCGATCGAGCTGAACGTGGGTGTGGCGGCCCTGCGGGACGGGGACGTGACCGGTGAGGTGATGCTGCGGGAGGCGGACGACGCGATGTACCGCGACAAGCAGGGCAGCCGGTAG